Part of the Spiroplasma endosymbiont of Poecilobothrus nobilitatus genome is shown below.
AATTAAAAATCCCATATATTGCCGATCGTGTGACAAATATTATAAAACAAGATAATTTGTTTAAATTAGAGTTATTTTCAAAAAAAATCTTATTAGCAAAAGCAGTTATTGTTGCAACTGGAACAGTTGAACGTAAATTAGGAGTGCCTGGTGAATTAGAATTAGAAGGGCATGGAGTTTCATATTGTGCAGTTTGTGATGGCGCTTTATATAAAGAAAAAGATGTAGTTGTTGTTGGGGGAGGCTATGCCGCTCTTGAAGAAGCCCTTTATTTATCTCGCTTTGTTAATAAAGTTTATCTAATTCATCGTCGCGATGAATTTCGTGCTGATAATAATATTGTGAATAAAGTAAAATCACATCCTAAAATTAATTTTATTGTTGATACAATAGTAACTGAAATTAAGGATGTGACCGAAAAACGGGTGACAGCAGTTGTTATTAAAAATGTGAAAACAGGCAAAATTGATAATTTAGCAGTCAGTGCTATTTTCCCATATATTGGTGCGATTCCAATTAGTGATTTTGCAAAAAACTTAGGAGTTTTAAATGAAGAAGGCTATTTTATTATTAATAATAAATGTTTAACAGCATTGCCGGGGTTATATGCCGCTGGTGATGTGACAAATACAACATTACGACAAATTGCAACTGCGATTAGTGATGGGGCAAAAGCAGCTCAATTTGCCTTAGAATATCTTAATAGTTGTCATTAAAAAGGTATTTTTTGCGGTAAGATATATA
Proteins encoded:
- the trxB gene encoding thioredoxin-disulfide reductase gives rise to the protein MKNNTNEIYDILIIGAGPGGMTAGIYAARAMANIAMFEKGTPGGKVTKTSEIENYPGFDNIQGYELAMKMFEQTQKLKIPYIADRVTNIIKQDNLFKLELFSKKILLAKAVIVATGTVERKLGVPGELELEGHGVSYCAVCDGALYKEKDVVVVGGGYAALEEALYLSRFVNKVYLIHRRDEFRADNNIVNKVKSHPKINFIVDTIVTEIKDVTEKRVTAVVIKNVKTGKIDNLAVSAIFPYIGAIPISDFAKNLGVLNEEGYFIINNKCLTALPGLYAAGDVTNTTLRQIATAISDGAKAAQFALEYLNSCH